The genomic DNA GCAAGATGAGTAAAAAAGCAATCGCCGCTAAAGCACAAAAACCCGAAAAAAAGTTGACAGAAAAAAACAAAAATAATTAGTCCTTTGAAACTTATAAGATAAAGTCAGCTTTCGAGCGCTAACATAGCGGAAAGCGAATAGAACTTATTTATAACCTATAGTAAAGTCCAACAACGAAAAAAATTCGCATGCTTGTCAAAACATATGTAGAAAAACTCCCGCTATTCGATAAGGCGGGAGTTTTCTCATTCGTTCATTCAGTATTATTTACCGATAAACATTTGTGTCCAATAGTTTCCTTGCTCAACATGACCAACACCAATATGTGTAAAGCTAGCATTTAAAATATTTTTACGGTGGCCATCACTGTTCATCCAAGCATTTACAACTTCCTCTGGAGAACGTTGACCCATTGCAATATTTTCACCTGCTGCACGGTATGAAATTCCAAATTTTTTCATCATATCAAATGGTGATCCGTAAGTTGGGCTATTATGGTCAAAATATTTATTACGCTGCATATCTTTAGATTTTTCACGAGCTACTTTACTAAGCTCAGTATCTAGTTTAAGTGCTGGTAAACCGCTTTTAGCCCGTTCTTTATTTGTGAGTTCTACTACTTTTTGTTCAAAAGCACTTACTTCACTAGAAACAGCTTGTTTTGCCGGCTGTTCTTGCTTTGGTTGCGCTGGTTGTTGAACTGCTGGCTTGTCTTGCTTTGGTTGCGCTGGTTGTTGAACTGCTGGCTTGTCTTGCTTTGGTTGTGCTGGTTGTTGAGCTGCTGGCTTGTCTTGCTTTGGTTGTGCTGGTTGTTGAGCTGCTGGCTTGTCTTGCTTTGGTTGTGCTGGTTGTTGAGCTACTGGCTTGTCTTGCTTTGGTTGTGCTGGTTGTTGAGCTACTGGCTTATCCTGTTTTGGCTGCGCAGGCTGTTGAGCCTTTTGGCCATTATTCCAATTAATATTGCAATTATTTTTATACTTTTGAAGAATACTATTTAAATCCTTATGGTTGAAATTACTTGTTTTATAGACATATACTTTACTATGAATGCTTGCTTTGTTATTAGAAGCAGCCTCTGCTTTATCACCAACCGGATTAGCTAATAGTAGTGCTGCTGTTGCTGCTACTGAAAAAAATAATTTTTTGTTCATCTTTTCATTTCCTCCCTTTAGAACTTGTTTTTTTTTTCTAATAACATCATAGCATGCGATTTTTGTAATATTTACGGGAGAAAAAATAACAATGTTTATTTTTTAAAAAAGTAAAATCAATCGTTTAAAATAGAAAAGTACTTTCATCCACTGCTAATAGTAGAGATTTTTTAAATCGTTAATCTTTTTTCTTTCAATTGGACAAATGTAGTCGAGTTGGAAGAGAGGCTTCGGTCTTTCCATATTTTTTCTAGAAATAAAATATTGACATCCATTGAAACACGACAATTTTCTTTCATTTATTACATTAATATTACAACCGTAGTCTCAATCCTTGATTAAATAAAAAAATCCCTATTTTAAGCAAAAACAGGGATTTTCCTTTGTTTTATTGATTTTCACCTTCATCATTAGGCTGTTCTTCTTCATCCATAATCGTTGAATTCGTTTCTTCTTCTGGTTCACTCGGTTCTCCAACAACAAATTCCTCTTTCGGCATATTATGCATACTGCGTGCGGTAACATGAGAGATCATGTAATAAGTCCCCTCTTCGGCAAAACTTTTTTCAAGACGATAAATTCCATTTTCCGCATGTTCAACTACGATCGTCTCATGATCTTCATCATGTGCACGCCATACTTCAAATTTCACCTCATCTGCATCTGTGACTTCTTCGTCACCGTATGTTACCTTTGCTTCAAAAACAATCGTTTCATTGGGCTCAGCCTTGTTAGGATTAACCGAAAGCTGAACATCTAAAAATTGGGGCTCATCTTCCGCACTTTCATTATTTGAACAAGCCGAGACAATCGCCAGTAATAAAATACTCATTAAAATCAAGCTCTTCTTCATTGGGCAACTCCTTTTTTAACAATTTTCATCTGATATCCTATCTATTATATAATTAACAGCCGCTTTTTTCTTCATTTAAAATTGGTAGAATAACAGTTACTTCTGTACCTTTTCCGTATTCACTTGTCATTTTTAGTTTTCCATTATGAAGCTTTACAAGCTGATCAACAATTGCTAATCCAAGCCCTGTGCCACCATCTGTTCTCGTTCTTGCTTTGTTCACTCGATAAAAACGTTGCATAATTTTTTCAAGGTCATCTTCTTTTATCCCTATTCCTGTATCACTGACAACCAAATGACATTTGTTCCGTACTTTGAATAATTTTATCTTAATTGTTCCGCCGCTTTCAGTATAACGAACGGCATTGTCCATTAGATTTTGGAAGATTTGTTCAATCCTCCCTTCATCACCATTAATGATCAACTCTGGATCAAGATCATATGTCAGCTTAATCCCTTTTTCATTTGCTGTTGAAATATATTTTTGCAATGCATCTTCAATTAATTGAGCGAGTGGCAAGGGCATTTTAACTAAGCTGAATTCTTCCGATTCAAATTTCATTAAGTCTAGTAGATCACCAACAAGTCTCTCAAGCCGTCCTGCCTCACGATGGATAAGTTTTAAGTATTTTTGCTTATCTTCTTCCGTTTTCACCATTTGTGATAGTAATGCATCGCTGTAACCTTTAACATAACTGATCGGTGTTCTTAATTCATGAGAAATATTTGCAATAAACTCTTTTTTACGCTCATCTTCTTTTTGAATCGATTGCGACATTTGATTAAAGGCTGTCCCAAGTTGACCAATTTCATCTTTTGATCGTATATGAACTCTTGTAGAAAAATCCCCTTCAGAAACTTTAACAGCCGCTTCCTTCATTTCTTTTAATGGCTTTGTCAGACGGTTAATCCATTTTGTTCCAAAAAATAAAGCGATGACAACAAATATAAATGCCGCAACTAACCATGAATAAGCAAAATCTTTTGTCAGATCATTTATTGATTCTAAAGGTAAGTACAAATAAATAATGCCTTCTAAACGATTATTGTCTAATAACGGAATGATAACCGCCATTATTTTTCTATCAAAACGCTCTTCATATCCTATCTTTTGAATCGGCTTGCCTTCAAGCAACGTTTGCCGTTCTTTCTCGCCAATAAGTGTTTCATAATCGATCTCAAAAGGAAGGCATGCGCTTAGCTCTCGCGGGTTGCTTACAACAAGCACTTCTGTTTCTGATTTTGAATTGTACCATTCAACTTTTTCCCGGATTTCATCTGATAAAGGACCCCCTTCATATTCTAAAGCGAGGCGATTTCCTTCATCTAATAAAGATTGTTCAATCTTATCAACATAGAGCCTTTCATAAAATATGTGAGAAAGGAAATAAGAATAAAGAATCGTTATTAAAATGGTAAAAGTAACGGTCAGCCAAAGCTTTTTAGCTAAGCTGTTTGTAATAAATTTCATTCGAATGGCACCTCAAACTTATAGCCAATCCCCCAAACTGTTTGTATGTAATCTGCAGCACGAAGTTTCATCCGTAATGTTTTAACATGAGTATCAACTGTCCGTAAACTGCCATGATATTCAATTCCCCATACTAATTCAAGAAGCTGCTCTCTGCTTAATGCTTGCCCTTCGTGCTCAACGAATGTGCTTAAGAGATCGAATTCTTTTAACGTTAAAGGAATTGAATCTCCATTTACCGTAACACGACGTGCCTTTTTATCGATCATTATTTTCCCAAGCTTAATAAAATCCTTTTCATTTTTATCGCTTCCCGTTCGTCTTAAAACAGCATTAATGCGGGCAATTAATTCACCTGGGCTGAATGGCTTCACAATATAATCATCAGCGCCAAGCTGCAGGCCTTTTACTTTATCCCATTCTTCACCTTTTGCCGAAAAAAATATAACCGGTACTGGTGATTTTTGCCGTATTTTATCACAAACTTGAAAACCATCTTCTCCCGGCATCATAATATCAAGTATGACTAAATCAATATTTTTATGATTGAGTACTTGTAGCGCCTGTTCGCCATTAGCACTGTGAAAACAATGAAAACCTGAATTCTCCAAATACATTTGTAATAAGTGGCGCATATCCTCTTCATCGTCTACGATTAAGACGTTAATATTACTCATTTATTCTCCTCCCTTGTGATGATCTCAAAAGGTCCTTTACCTACCTTGAACGTATCTATTATTTGTAGACTATTATCTAAGCTCACAAGATTTACGTCATTACTGTCATACCCGGCAATGACTAATAAATTGTCCATTACTTTCATTTCAAATGGATTTGCCCCGACTTGAAGTGTTTCCTCTAAATTTCCGTTACTGCTAATTTTATAAAGCGTACTTGTTCCATGGCTTAATGCGTACACAGATTCATTACTCTCTACGAAATTGATCGGCATTGTTGGGGCGGCAATTTTCTTTTTTAAGCTACCAGTTATTAGATCATATATATGTATATCCGTTTCAATATTCTGTCCTTCACCATGTCCGCCTATCCAAAGTTCATTATCTTTTTCTCTCAGTAAAGCTCCAGCAGCATTGCCGTGGATAGTAAATGATTTATCAATACGTTTGCTTTCAAGATCGATAACTGTTAGTTTCTTATCGTCAAAACTAATGACGTACAATTTATTTTGCTCACTGCCCTCTAAAAGAGTAATTGGATTTTTACCAGTTTTGATACTGTCAACTTCCTCTCCTTTGAAAGAAAAAAAGCGAACTCGATGTTCATTTTGGTCTGCAAAAACGAGTAATTTTTCGTCTTTTAATAACTTTCCGCTAACAATTCCCTTCCCTGTTTCCCACGTTTTTATTTTTTTCCCTTTTTTCAAAGAATAAAGATCCACTGAATCATTTTGTTTTCCGTATAGCAATATCGTATCGTTATCAGGAAAGATTAAACCGCCTGTATATGGTTTTTCAAGCTTCCATTCCTGCAATGTTTCTTTGTCATCAACATTTATAAATGATATTGTCATATCTTTTATATTTACAGTAGAAATAATATTTTTATCGGATGGAATTTTCGGAAGGTTATGATTTGTACATCCTGATAATATGATTATGCTAAGAAATATGAGTCTTAACATTAATTTCATCTGACTGTTCTCCTTTAAATTATACAGAGTGGTTTCTTTAACCATTATACCGGATTATTGTGATAAATTTGTGAAATAAAATGACTAGTTTTTGAAAATTCGGCACAAGTGATTTCAACTTGTTTAGCATTATTCCCTCGACTTTATGTGACGAATAATAAATATTTCTCTTAAAGCAAAGAAAAAATGTAAAACCAAAAATAATTTCAATCAAGTGTAATGTTGTTAGTATAAATTAAAATGGAGGAACTACAAGTCAATATTTCAAGTAACTTCCCTCAAACTGATTGAAAGACATTGTCAGTTGCGGTGAGGCGGAAGCGAATAAAACATATAGCTCATAAGTTCGTTTTGGTTAACAGTCTAAAAGCGGGATATCCTATAAAAAAGGTGTCCCGCTCTTATCAGATAACTTTGTTTTCAAGATCACCTAGCATAATAGTAGCGCCAGTTCAGTCCATACATCATTTTTGAGGATCAAGTTTTATCTCATATAGGTGATCGATTGGTCATAGGGAAATTTTGTTCAATTGGTCCTAGGGTCACTTTTATAATGAACGAAGCTAATTACGGCATGGATGGTTCCACTATTTTTGGAAACGGATGAAGAAAGTATTCACCTATGCTTTCTTTAAAGGGAAATACCGTTCTGAAGCTCTCCATTCTTGCTATCATAATTAGTGTACTCCCAACTATAGATACCCAGCTTTGTTAATGTTGGTCTAATAAACTGAAGGTTTTTATTTTCATCTATCAGATATGTTCGGTGCTTTTATTTTTTCTGACATAAACAATACACACCTTTTTATGAGTTATTTCTCATATAACCTATCTTATTACACTCTAATGCAAACCAGACATCCCCATTTGAGTCACATGCGATACCATGTGGTTCTGCTGATGATGTTGGAATTTTATACTCATTAATTTTTCCATCAATCACAGAAATTTGACCAATCTTATTTGCTCCCCATTCTGTAAACCACATTTCATCATTCTTTCCCGCAGTAATAGCGTGCGGACGTGAATTTGGAGTTGGAATATCATATTCTCTAATCTCCCCATCAGTAGTAATTCGCCCTATTTTATTGCCCATAATTTCTACAAACCAGATTGCACCATCGTTGCCATTAGTGATACCTACTGGAGCTGCTGCATGCGTTGGTAGAGGATATTCAGTTATCTTTCCTGTATCCGTCATCCTTCCAATTGAATTATTCTGGTTCTCCGTGAACCAAAGTGCGTTATCAGAACCTAAAGTAATAAAAGCAGGATAAGATCCCTTATTTGGAAGGTCATATTCATCAATAGCACCATCAGGCGTCAACTTTCCTATCCGGTTTCCATTCATTTGAGTAAACCATATTTCTCCATTTAGACCTTCAGTTATTCCGTAAGGCCCTGAATCAGGCTGCGGCAATGGATATTCTACAAAATCACCAGTTGTTGTTAGTTTCCCTATTTTATTGGCATTATTCTCTGTAAACCATATCTCACCACGGGAAGAAACAGTTAAGCACATTACTTTAGCGTTAGGGGTGGGAACTGTAAACTCTTTTATCCTACCATTTTGATTTATACAACTGATTTTGTTTGCTTTATGTTGAGTAAACCATACATTTCCGTCTTTTGCTGAAGCTATACCATAAGGCCCAGAATTAGCTCTCGCAATTGCAAATTCTGATATATCAATCTTCATACTAGACCCCCCCTCTTTTTATTTAATTGATTTCTTAGACTATTGCGTTTATTAATCAACATTTGGAATTCTTGTTCTAATTTATCTGAAGACTCACCATTTAGTTCACTAATGATTTGAGTCAGTTTGACTTCAACTTTTAGAAGTTCATCCTTAATATTATCACGCTCTGTCTGCTGGTTCCTTTCTTTAAATTCTTTATAACTTCCAGTAAACCCTGTAACCTTCTGTTGAGATATTTCAATAATTTTAGTTGCAATATTTCCAACGAAACGACTGTCATGTGAAACAAATATTACTGCCCCTTTATAGTTAATCAATAGATCCTCTAAAGCTTCAACGGCATCAATATCTAGATAGTTCGTTGGTTCATCCAGAATCAATGTATTACAATCACTAACAAATAGCTTTGCAAAAGCAACCTTTACTCGTTCTCCGCCACTTAGAACATTGACTTCTTTATAAACATCATCGCGATAGAAATGTAATCTTGCGAGAACAGTCCTCACTGTTGTTTCATCTTGAATCGAGGTAGACATGACATTTTCCAAAATCGATTCTTGTGAATCTAGAATATCTAAATTCTGACTAAAATATCCGATTTTGGCTACTGGTGAGATTGTTACTGCCGGTACTCTTTCTAGAATCTGTTTCAACATTGTTGTTTTACCAACTCCATTATTACCAATGATTGCAACCTTTTCACCGCCTTTAATGACAAAGAAAGCATCTTTCCAAAGCAAATGATTATCAAAGTTTACAGATGCGTTTTTCACACTAATCATGTGACGCCCTTGAATTTGTTCACAATTTAGTAAATTCATTTTGATAGGAGGAAGTTCTTTTGGTTTTTCCACATGCTCCAATTTTTCTGCACGTGTTTCCAGCGCCTTTATATTTTGGTGCATTTTCTTTTGTTTAGTAGCATGCTCCATCTTCCATATTCGAGATTCAGATGTCCCCATTCGTTTTGAAGGCGGTTTAATCATTCTTTGAGCCTTTTGTTCTTTCAGTTTTTTAGCTCGTTCCAACTGTCTTTTCTTAGCTATATATTTTTCATATTCCTCTTGTTGTTTTCGACGAAGCATTTCCTTTTGCTCTACATAACTTGTATAGTTACCGATATATTCTTTAATTTTCCCATCTTCAAGTTCCAAAATTTTCGTGCAGACTTGATCTAAAAAATATCGGTTATGTGATACAAGAATAATTGCACCTCGATATCGAATGAAATGTTTTTCAAGTTCCTCTATAGCGCGAGCATCAAGATTTGTTGTTGGTTCGTCAACAAACAAAATTTCTGCCTTTGTAGCTAATGCTTTGTCAATATAACTCTTTGTTACCTCACCACCACTTTTGAAAGTATCAGTCTCTTTCAATTGAGGTAAAAAATAGCGACTTGCATTTGTCTTAACTTCCC from Bacillus aquiflavi includes the following:
- a CDS encoding Vga family ABC-F type ribosomal protection protein → MIVLEANHIEKTIKDRKLLDIKQIQIRYKDRIGVVGRNGSGKTTLLSILSGETEADKGEVKTNASRYFLPQLKETDTFKSGGEVTKSYIDKALATKAEILFVDEPTTNLDARAIEELEKHFIRYRGAIILVSHNRYFLDQVCTKILELEDGKIKEYIGNYTSYVEQKEMLRRKQQEEYEKYIAKKRQLERAKKLKEQKAQRMIKPPSKRMGTSESRIWKMEHATKQKKMHQNIKALETRAEKLEHVEKPKELPPIKMNLLNCEQIQGRHMISVKNASVNFDNHLLWKDAFFVIKGGEKVAIIGNNGVGKTTMLKQILERVPAVTISPVAKIGYFSQNLDILDSQESILENVMSTSIQDETTVRTVLARLHFYRDDVYKEVNVLSGGERVKVAFAKLFVSDCNTLILDEPTNYLDIDAVEALEDLLINYKGAVIFVSHDSRFVGNIATKIIEISQQKVTGFTGSYKEFKERNQQTERDNIKDELLKVEVKLTQIISELNGESSDKLEQEFQMLINKRNSLRNQLNKKRGGLV
- a CDS encoding FixH family protein — translated: MKKSLILMSILLLAIVSACSNNESAEDEPQFLDVQLSVNPNKAEPNETIVFEAKVTYGDEEVTDADEVKFEVWRAHDEDHETIVVEHAENGIYRLEKSFAEEGTYYMISHVTARSMHNMPKEEFVVGEPSEPEEETNSTIMDEEEQPNDEGENQ
- a CDS encoding CAP domain-containing protein, which produces MNKKLFFSVAATAALLLANPVGDKAEAASNNKASIHSKVYVYKTSNFNHKDLNSILQKYKNNCNINWNNGQKAQQPAQPKQDKPVAQQPAQPKQDKPVAQQPAQPKQDKPAAQQPAQPKQDKPAAQQPAQPKQDKPAVQQPAQPKQDKPAVQQPAQPKQEQPAKQAVSSEVSAFEQKVVELTNKERAKSGLPALKLDTELSKVAREKSKDMQRNKYFDHNSPTYGSPFDMMKKFGISYRAAGENIAMGQRSPEEVVNAWMNSDGHRKNILNASFTHIGVGHVEQGNYWTQMFIGK
- a CDS encoding response regulator transcription factor gives rise to the protein MSNINVLIVDDEEDMRHLLQMYLENSGFHCFHSANGEQALQVLNHKNIDLVILDIMMPGEDGFQVCDKIRQKSPVPVIFFSAKGEEWDKVKGLQLGADDYIVKPFSPGELIARINAVLRRTGSDKNEKDFIKLGKIMIDKKARRVTVNGDSIPLTLKEFDLLSTFVEHEGQALSREQLLELVWGIEYHGSLRTVDTHVKTLRMKLRAADYIQTVWGIGYKFEVPFE
- a CDS encoding Vgb family protein codes for the protein MKIDISEFAIARANSGPYGIASAKDGNVWFTQHKANKISCINQNGRIKEFTVPTPNAKVMCLTVSSRGEIWFTENNANKIGKLTTTGDFVEYPLPQPDSGPYGITEGLNGEIWFTQMNGNRIGKLTPDGAIDEYDLPNKGSYPAFITLGSDNALWFTENQNNSIGRMTDTGKITEYPLPTHAAAPVGITNGNDGAIWFVEIMGNKIGRITTDGEIREYDIPTPNSRPHAITAGKNDEMWFTEWGANKIGQISVIDGKINEYKIPTSSAEPHGIACDSNGDVWFALECNKIGYMRNNS
- a CDS encoding YncE family protein; amino-acid sequence: MKLMLRLIFLSIIILSGCTNHNLPKIPSDKNIISTVNIKDMTISFINVDDKETLQEWKLEKPYTGGLIFPDNDTILLYGKQNDSVDLYSLKKGKKIKTWETGKGIVSGKLLKDEKLLVFADQNEHRVRFFSFKGEEVDSIKTGKNPITLLEGSEQNKLYVISFDDKKLTVIDLESKRIDKSFTIHGNAAGALLREKDNELWIGGHGEGQNIETDIHIYDLITGSLKKKIAAPTMPINFVESNESVYALSHGTSTLYKISSNGNLEETLQVGANPFEMKVMDNLLVIAGYDSNDVNLVSLDNSLQIIDTFKVGKGPFEIITREENK
- a CDS encoding ATP-binding protein → MKFITNSLAKKLWLTVTFTILITILYSYFLSHIFYERLYVDKIEQSLLDEGNRLALEYEGGPLSDEIREKVEWYNSKSETEVLVVSNPRELSACLPFEIDYETLIGEKERQTLLEGKPIQKIGYEERFDRKIMAVIIPLLDNNRLEGIIYLYLPLESINDLTKDFAYSWLVAAFIFVVIALFFGTKWINRLTKPLKEMKEAAVKVSEGDFSTRVHIRSKDEIGQLGTAFNQMSQSIQKEDERKKEFIANISHELRTPISYVKGYSDALLSQMVKTEEDKQKYLKLIHREAGRLERLVGDLLDLMKFESEEFSLVKMPLPLAQLIEDALQKYISTANEKGIKLTYDLDPELIINGDEGRIEQIFQNLMDNAVRYTESGGTIKIKLFKVRNKCHLVVSDTGIGIKEDDLEKIMQRFYRVNKARTRTDGGTGLGLAIVDQLVKLHNGKLKMTSEYGKGTEVTVILPILNEEKSGC